GAGGAGACTGTACCCGGGATAGGTAATGTCCCCGATGGAGACCTCCCCGAGGAGCGTGTACGGGGCATACGCATAGATGGGGTCGACGCCCCAGACCAGCTTGGTGAGGTCCTCAAAGATCAAAAACAACGCGTAGGTCGCCAGGAGTTGATAGACCGGCTCCCGGGAATACATCCACCGCAGGATTCCCCGCTCGACGAGAGGCCCCACGACGACGCCCACGGCGAGGGCCGCCAGGGGGATCATCAGATAGACCCCGTAGGGCCAGAGGTCCCGGCGTCCGTAAAGCCCGATGAGGGACGCCGCCGTGTAGGCCCCCAGGGCATAGAAACTCCCGTGGGCGATGTTGAGGACCCGCAGGACCCCGTAAATCAGGCTCAGGCCCAAGGCGATCAGAAAGAGCCACGCCGCATAAATCAAGCCGTCGGTCCCGATGACGACCAGCGTGTCGATCATCTTACCGCCCCGTCACGGACATCGGGCGCCTGGGAACCCCTGGCGGATCCAGTCCTCGCTCTTGACGCCGTCCGGCGGGTTCACGCACTCGGCCGGGAAAGTCACTACGTTCGTCAGCCGCACCTCTTTCTGCTGGGGATCATAGGGACCCGTGATGCCATAAGCCGTCGGCTCGACGGCCTGATGGCCCTTGCCGATGGCCATCCGGATCGGGCCGCTGGGCGTCTCAAACTCCAGATACTCGAGGGCGGCGATGACCTGATCGACCGTGGGCCACTGGCCTTCATTCGCCGCTAAAGCCTTCTCAAAGGCGGCTTTCACACCCAAGAGGGCCTGGGCCATGTGATAGGACGCGTAGACCGGCCGAATCCCGTAACGGTCCCGGTACGCCCGGACGAACCACTGGTTCAGCGGCGTGTTCGGCGCAAAGGGCCCATGGGGCCCGCGCGCCCCGACGATGATTCCCGGCGGGACGTCCCGACCCAGCCGGGGGAGCATCGTCTCTCCCGGCGTGAAGGCGATCAGACTCCGACGGTGCAGGCCCCGGGGCGTCATCTGGATCGTGAAGCCCTCGAGGTCCCCACCCCAGAAGCTCGAGTGGATGAACTCGGGCCGGGCCGCCAGGAGGGCCGA
Above is a window of bacterium HR11 DNA encoding:
- the livH gene encoding High-affinity branched-chain amino acid transport system permease protein LivH, producing MIDTLVVIGTDGLIYAAWLFLIALGLSLIYGVLRVLNIAHGSFYALGAYTAASLIGLYGRRDLWPYGVYLMIPLAALAVGVVVGPLVERGILRWMYSREPVYQLLATYALFLIFEDLTKLVWGVDPIYAYAPYTLLGEVSIGDITYPGYSLLLVGTAVVVGILVSVFIRRTRTGRIIVAMIEDPEMSMALGINVPRMSVLAFSMGTVLAGLGGAMTAPMIAVMPGMGAEVIVLAFAVVVLGGLGSLEGAAVGALLIGLLRAAAVHLFPVLELFVIYLVMALVLILRPRGLWGRMEVRRL